The sequence below is a genomic window from Candidatus Methylomirabilota bacterium.
GGCCATGTCCGCGAGCACGATGGGGCGGCCCTCGGCGGCCAGGGCGCGGGCCACCGCTTCCTTCACCGGCAGGGCCGCGTGGATGAACTCGTGCCGATGCTCCCACGCGACCCGCTCCAGCTGCCCGGCGAGCCGCTCGGCCAGCGCCGGGTCGTCGTCGGTGACCACGTAGATGCCGAGGCCCGCGTCGGGGATGTCGGCGTACGGGAAGCCGGCGAAGAGGGAGATCGAGATGACCTTGGGATCCTTCTCCATCTCGTCGGCCAGGTCGTAGAGGCGGCGCATCGGACCGCGGGCGGTGCCCTGGCGCCCGAGCGGCGGCATCAGGGGAGGCTTGCGCCACGCCGCGGTCGGCCTGATGCGCCCGCCGATGACCTGGGCGAGACGCCGGGTCGCCTCCGCCCCGCGCTCGGCCATGTCCACGTGCGGGTAGGTCTTGTAGCCGTGCAGCAGGTCCGCCTTGCCGATCATGTCGCGGCCGAGGTTACCGTGGAAATCGAGCGTCACCGCGATCGGCACCCCGGGGCCCACCGCCTCGCGCACCGCCGCGATGATGTCGCCTTCACCGTCGTCGATGCCCTCCGGGACCATCGCCCCGTGCAGGTCGAGCAGCACGCCGTCGAGCCGGCCCGCGCGCTCGAGATCGGCGAGCATCCGCTGCTTGACGTGCTCGTAGATGTCGCGGGTGACGAGGCCGGCCGGCGAGGCCGACGCGGCGACCGACGGGATCAGGGTGGCGCCCAGCCGCTCGGCGGCGCCGATCATGCCGCCCAGGCACGTGCCGGTGTCACGGTAGACCTCGAGGATCTCCCCGCCGTAGCGCAGATCGCGCGCCTCGAACTGGGCGCGATCGGTGGGCACGTTGCTGAACGTGTTCGTCTCGTGCGAGAGCATGGCGAGGAAGAGTCTCACGCGCCCCTCCTGTAGAATGGCGGCCCAGAGGAAAGGAGCGACCCATGGCCGATGCGTCGTGCTTTCACAACCTGAAGGTCGGTGGGATTCCGCGCCAGCTCGCCGAGGGGCTCAGCGCTCGCGTGTTCCCGGGCGAGCATCTGATGCTCTCGGTGGTCGAGATCTCGCCGGGCTCGGTGTCGCCGGTGCATTCGCATCCCAACGAGCAGTGGGGCGTGTGTCTCGAGGGCGAGTGGATCCGCATCCAGGACGGCGTCGAGCATCACGTGAAGGCGGGCGACTTCTGGCAGACCCCGCCGCACGTCCCGCACGGCGGGCGCGCCACCGACAAGCGCGCGGTCGTGCTCGACATCTTCTCGCCGCCCCGCGAGGAGTACAAGCAGGCGGGCTCGGGCTACAAATAACCACGCCGGGAGCGGCCGGTCCGGGGCAGCGGGGACGCCCGTCCCGGAACC
It includes:
- a CDS encoding M81 family metallopeptidase; this encodes MRLFLAMLSHETNTFSNVPTDRAQFEARDLRYGGEILEVYRDTGTCLGGMIGAAERLGATLIPSVAASASPAGLVTRDIYEHVKQRMLADLERAGRLDGVLLDLHGAMVPEGIDDGEGDIIAAVREAVGPGVPIAVTLDFHGNLGRDMIGKADLLHGYKTYPHVDMAERGAEATRRLAQVIGGRIRPTAAWRKPPLMPPLGRQGTARGPMRRLYDLADEMEKDPKVISISLFAGFPYADIPDAGLGIYVVTDDDPALAERLAGQLERVAWEHRHEFIHAALPVKEAVARALAAEGRPIVLADMADNTGGGAAGDGTEILRELLRVGARGATVACIWDAAAVAACVKAGVGARIMLEIGGKVDDRHGAPVSVTGTVRTLSDGRFVHRGPMMHGLPGRLGPTAVLDVNDVKVILISYRWQTLDPEMIRFVGIDPLLEKILVVKSTIHYRAAFEPIAKEIIEVDAPGLSSSNLSRFEYRRIRRPIFPLDPDLVYEPE
- a CDS encoding cupin domain-containing protein, whose translation is MADASCFHNLKVGGIPRQLAEGLSARVFPGEHLMLSVVEISPGSVSPVHSHPNEQWGVCLEGEWIRIQDGVEHHVKAGDFWQTPPHVPHGGRATDKRAVVLDIFSPPREEYKQAGSGYK